The nucleotide window tgatcatttggtttagtatactacatattaatgattgtcaaaacaaaatctgatggcagaattatggttggcttccttaacaacagctttagtgagcatttttgtgacttttttgtgactttttgtccagtGACGTTTTGCCCTGTGACTTtttttttgtcctgtgactttttatcctatctaatcaaaagtcatcattgtgactttttgtcctgtgacctTTTGTCATACTTGTCCTAcggattttgtgactttttgtcctgtgactttctgtccgtaTACCGAATCTTCACATGTCCAAAATTTTCAATGTGTCGGCATAGTTGGAATACCTTTGCTGTCAAAATCTACACACAACTGAATGTTGAATATATGGAGAATTTTTATTCCAAATTTGTCCAAAGTAGATCACATCTCAATCGTTATGCATTATGATTATTAATCAAAATCTGAATGATGTTGAAAAAACCCCAACCCCAAACAAACCGATTACTCATTTTGAACAAGGGGTGATGGAAATGAAGAGGGCCAttgaaggagggggggggggtgtatataACTGTACCTATCTgtttctgattgattgattgattgaatattgtttaatgtccctcgagaatatttcactcatatggagacgtcaccactgccggtgaaaggcaGCAAAATcccggcctatgctcggcgccgagggcctttgagcagggggatccttatcgtgccacacctgctgtgacacgggacctcggtttttacggtctcatccgaaggaccgcatATGTTTCTGAGCGTACTGCTGGCGGAGATAATACTTGTAAcagtacatgttttacaaaatgtgACTCTATAGGTAATACTAAAATTCTAAGActggattattttttttttcacgactacttaaaaatatgtattttttttttaaattagcggTGTCATTGTTACTGACAAAAGAGAGGGCCGAGGGGTTTATTTGGAAAAGTAAATGCTTCATTGTGAGTAGGCAAAAGTTCGTTTACCCcccaaaaaattgaaatacaactCAAATGTTTCGTAGGAATCGATTCATTTGTTAACTAAATCTGAATTTGGTTTTCTTGCTCTAGATTGCGATATTAAGGATGTAtgttacaccagagaaatttgatgtagatgaagagtggaggatatgtacaacaatattttgaatttaaaaaatttcaaatttactttattttgtcaaaaaatacagttttagtagaaggtaatctgaaaaaaaattaaaacccctgctggactcgaacctgcaatctacagttcagcagtcggcattctaacctactgagctactcggctaggtatttaactGGATAAGGttaaatttcaaacagaaatcaATAGTGAATATGTTAAAGAGACAGTAAAGCTCATTTTGGTGAAATTTTTCTCTCACCCCAAATCATCTTAATCCGTTCtaatatgattgaaatagatataagaatgatatttttcaactttgaaatcATTGTATGTTTCTCAAAAGTTACACTAGGAGCCAACTTGTATAGCAGAGTGAATTTTTGTCCAGGAAGCAAAAATTAAGGGGACATAATTTGAAGATTATAATCGTTTTGAATTAGGATATAAATGTataacattgttatattttacagaatatGGCTTGTATGAGTCCTTTGGACTGAATTTGATTCTTTCAAAAAATCTGTACAATGCTACTTTTATAATCCCCCATTCACCAACTgcatatgaaaaagaaaaggaGTTTAAAAATGTGTTCATTAAAAGTCTTAATGACCTTGAATTAAAACTACAAAGATAATTAACTTCAATGATTGTCTAATTATTATGTCGAGCTAACATTCCCTTCCTTTTCTTGCCGCAGGCCAAACTCGCCATTTTCTTTAATCTACTTGGCTCCAGAGAcgattgggggtgggggtggggataTAGCCCACGACAGTTGCAGCTCTACGCCcacaataaaactgaaatacattcTAATGTTGCAAATACAAGGAATTTGAGCAATGTATGGTGCCTAAGATTTTTAGACATTAAAGTACACGAACTTTCATTTCGTGTAATTTTTCTAGGCTTGGACGAGAAGTCTCCAACATATTCCAAAGTAGAAATCGGATTCCAGAGAGAAAAATCTTCACATGtccatttctgacattttcagcagagtaataatacatgtaatttaacttcaaagaaataaaagattttAGATTTCAATTCAAGGATAGGAAATTTAAATTTCCATTAACCTGGTGCTTTCCCCAAAACTTCGAATATGTAGATGTTGAACTATATTGcatgcatgtaaaaaaaaaaaaaaaaaaactgttttgGTTAATGCTTTgagcatttgaaacatttcattcaatatatGAAAGCTGTTAGAATCCCGATGGAATCGTTTCATTTTCTTACTTTTTAATATCActgatattaaaaaataattcgcGCTAGCGCTGAAGGATATTGTTAATGACCAAAATAGCCTACTTCAATGTTCGAAAGATGATTAGACAATCTTTTGGTTAATAATTTCCTGCATTTATTATGGGAAGGGGTGTCTCTTGTGAGGGGGGTCTGTGTCTCTAGTGGGAGGGAGGGGGGGCATGAAGTGTGCTGAAAAGTAGTATGTTCTACcctgcaaagtacatgtatctacgaGCACTCGGGTAGCTATAAGTAGTCATGTACCcagtaagatttttttttttaaatgactgaCATAAAGCGTGAGGTACTGGAACCCTGGGTTGGTACCAGGCGCTACCTCCGTTCTATTATACCGAGGGATGGCTTCGGAAAAATACCATATAATCCCATCTGAGTGTGTATTTAAGACTGATTTCACCCTGTGTCGTTCTCGCCACCGCtctgatattttgttttgataaaatctaatcgcattttttttttttaaattgcaaagattaatggtgaataTCCTGAGATACGACTTAATGGGATAGCGAAATGCTCTGTTGTATTTTCATTCTAGTTAGCATAAAATTCCCATAACGTTGTAAATTCAAATAATAACAACGTACACATGTACAGAAGCATTAATTTAATTAGGGGGTGGGGGGCGGGTACTTAGATTTATATAAAAGGTGGTTAGAATCTTCACTGGGTGTAAAAGAGGCAAGAATCGTCACGATGAGGCTCTCCTTATTTGCTGTTGTGCTGCTGGGTACAGTTCTGGCTATCAATGCTTTCTCGGTAAGTCAAACCTACTTTATTCTAGAAATAGCTTATGGGAGTCCCccctcttttttaaaaaaataagtttTTGTCGAAAACAGATACATTTCATGTTTACTAGATAGAAAGGACCACAAAATCTgcccatttttttttatttggttcTATGTTAAATTTAAATTCGTTTTCCAAATTTAAGCATAAATAGCAAATCCACAATCATATTGTTTGGGTTCGAATTTTTTATTAAAGAGCAAAAGTATAGAAAATCGAAATCTAACTCGTTTTAATGAGTTAATACCTCTTTaaaacgagttaattatctcgctatagcgagttagtatctcgttataacgagattattaactcgttataacgagatagaTAGTCCGTTAtaattataacgagataattaactcgatttagcgagatactaactcgttatagaACGAGATAGTATcccgttataacgagatataacgagttagttaagatatttttaaaaaaaactttttaaaaaatgagcCCAGACAACTTTCGTAAAAGAGCTGACGTATAAGTGCagacatgtttacaattttcagtcacttggagatATTGTGGACTTCactttatgaattggggtaagaaattcaacttagaaatgatatctaatGCTGCATATTCTAAGTAATTGTTTGTTGCAATTcacaaacattctgtttagtggTACAGCGCCATGATCCAgataaattttgattaaaaataaTTAGGCATTTTTCTGCATTGATTTCTACTAATCTTAAGAAGTACATGGAATTTCGGGATGATCTTCGGAAGCTATTTAGATTAAATCGTGTATGAATGATTAGAATTTGATACCATTTGGTTGTCATTTTTAATCAGCGAACTTGGGTACCCtttatttaaagttttaaacatTTACTTCTTTTAGATAGTgcattcgaacccaagcgatatcaTTGCCTTTGGGTAAATCAACTACagtatcaaatttttgaaagctctctctctctctctctctctctctctctctctctctctctctctctctctctctctcaacgtATGCCGATGTGAAACATTGCAGTTCCTAtccaaaatgtttttaaaatgaattacttATTACTGGACGACAAAATAATTACCTATACAAAATTTAAGAGTAAGGagttttaaaatttcagaaatgataaacaGCATACAACATATGACTTACACTAACATGGCTCCCGGAATATTGCCCGCAGTGTGATATTTACCTATTAATGACTTTAAGTTGGGTACTAGGCTCCCATGGTGCTGCTTTGGAAAGCAATAGTGCCCTAACGACAGCGAGGACACTATTCATATGAGAGGCATAGTACCCATCTAAAAAGTCATCAACGAGTTTAGTGAATCACATGACGTCATCCGGGCACTATCATTTCTCTGTCACTTTAAAACACGTTTGAGAtctatatactacatgtagtgcatggttttgttttctttctgcaattatgtaaaatttattttcatggcTAGTTAATTATGCAATTTTACTTAGCATTCACAGAAtgatgtacaaaatatatatatacatacatgtatattttttgcatttAGATTTATTTCTATCATTCAGAATTGATAACATAACTGGGGCAATATGTTTAGACAACCATAACATGTTTCATGATGAAAACTAGCAGTTTATTTGTTGTAAATATGAACAACACAGTTACTGAAGTTGAAGTTTTGTATACACGTGCTATATTTATAGgatatagactttgtatgggaaaatatgacgaccgagttttttaaCGTGTAGACGGACCGaacttgcgaggtccgtccgcgacaaaaaacgaggtcgtcatatttcccatacaaagtctatactttttattatatactttcaatttcatttagaaactaacaataattttatttttaacaataactttatcggtttaactgagtaaaagatgaaaaacacgaaaaatttgaaaattaacggcgtagaaatttgattgtgacgtaatgtttgcgggccggaatgtttgcgggcatatatcgtgtgatatatgcccgaaatcttttaaagaaaaaagaagagatgaaattgaaagtatgtaATAAGACTCGATATGATTAACGTTGACATCAGTGAAGTTTTGTGTACACGTGCTATTTGACTCGATATGATTAGCGTTGACATCAGTGAAGTTTTGTGTACACGTGCTATTTGACTCGATATGATTAACATTGACATCAGTGAAGTTTTGTGTACACGTGCTATTTGACTCGATATGATTAACATTGATATCAGTGAAGTTTTGTGAACACGTGCTATTTGACTCGATATGATTAGCGTTGACATTAGTGAAGTTTTGTGTGCACGTGCTATTTGACTCGATATGATTAACATTCACATCAGTGAAGTTTGTGTACACGTGCTATTTGACTCGATATGATTAACGTTGACATCAATGAAATTTTGTGTACACGTGCTATTTGACTTGATACGATTAGCATTGACATCAATGCTTATATGATTTTGGTTCATATTTTCTACTTTTTCGAAAATTCTTAATGCAAATATTGTTGCttctaacaatatcttattTTACTTTTTGTTGCTATTTAATTAATCTTGATACAAACTGCTCTGGGATTGCGCTGCCATTTTTATCATCTTATCGTCTACAAACAAAACAGCGCCCTCTGACTAATACAAGTAGTTTTTATCAACGAAAGATAACTTTGTAAAGTAGGCCATAGTCCCGGAACTCAGTATGATAGACATATTAGTGAACAGGCGCTGTCACTTTTAAAAGAGACGACGCTATCCAATGAAATTCCTGGAATTCATCATGTGATGAACTATTGACATTTATCACACAAAACATACTATACCGTTAGTGATtgggttcgaggacaacagctgttttgtttaaCCCGAGAACAGGTCTGTTGCCCAAGGCTGTAGGCTGTTCTGCGTTccatctaataaattctgtatcttcatcagtcaaatcagtgaaccTCTCCATTACGTAAACAAAGCAGCAGACCGAGAACCACGTGACTTACATATCCAATAGAAATAAAGCAGACTATTGCCCGGCCAACAGTTCGTAAACTGTTCAATAGACCACGAGTGTGAGAATTGGCTTAACAGTAAAAATGCTATTTCTAAATCGCATCAGTTTcatatagaattttttttaggtgTATAGCGATAAGGAATATTGCCCGCAATGTGATATTTACATATAACACACAATACATACCCCAGAATATTACCCtcaatgtaatatttacatactgtACAACACACAATACAGACCCCAAAAATATTGTCCGCAAtgtacacacaacacagaccccAGAATATTGTTTGCAATgtgatatttacatatatataacacacaacacagaccccAGAATATTGCCCGCAgtatgatatttacataaaacacACAATACAGACCCCACAATATTGCCCGCAgtatgatatttacataaaacacACAATACAGACCCCACAATATTGCCCACAgtatgatatttacataaaacacACAATACAGACCTCGGAATATTGCCCGCAGtgtgatatttacataaaacacACAATACAGACCTCGGAATATTGCCCGCAGtgtgatatttacataaaacacACAATACAGACCTCGGAATATTGCCCGCAGTGTGATATttacaaagatacatgtataatacacaATACAAACCTTTCAACGACTTAGTTAATACCCAAAATGTTTGGTAATGAAGAACTAAACTTGAAGTTATGTACTTGTTTAATCTTCTTTGATATTGTCGCTACACGTCACATACAACGCAGACTTCGGAATCTTATCTGCAGTTtgatgcaaagtgaagataacgaacattgatcaatctcataacttctataacaatacaaaatagatagttgggcaaacacggacccctggacataccagaggtgggatcaggtgcctaggaagagtaagcatgccctgttgaccggtcacacccgccgtgagccctatatcttgatcaggtaacggagttatccgcaatcaaaatcagtgtgccttaacaatcggtatgaaacacgtcagacagcatttgacccaatgtgaggttgtattggcgaactagattgttattaTATTGCCCGCGTACTACCAAGCACAAATTccaaaatatcttttaaattacaaaatataatcatTTCTCTCGTTGTTTGTAGACATAAAAAGCCCCGCgtctgtttacataacacagaaatattGTTCTTCATCTTGTACTAGGTATTCATAAGGTCTAAATTGTGGTTGTCGACattatatatagttatatatttgatatttaacacgaaaagtgaaaaacaagaaaatttcaAAGATGAATTCTAATTAAGATTTGATTCCTATAGACAGAATCCGGGGAATACCTCCGGAAATGTTTTAGCTCTGATACAATAAAACTTACTTTGAATGGTTTAGAAGAATAATGGTGAATTATAAGTAGGGTTTAATCTATAGCCTTCGTGGATTCAAAAAGCATTTCCCCCCAAAATGTTAGCTTACAGGAAGCACACTTGAATCCTTAGCACTGTGTGCTGATTATAGCCAGAGACTGGGACTTGCCTCAGGAATGTTTAGCttaaaagaagaaataaaatgtGTACTCTGATCAGTATTTCGAAGACAAAATTGTTGTATTTCAAGATGAAGGAATATGTGTGTATTTTAAACGAGGGGAGAGGGGGCGTACTTCCTGGGTCACCCCTTATAGATTCGCCTTTAGCATGGGACAGAGAAACCCAATATTCTCCATAAAAACAAAACGTTACCCTGTAGAGCGGGAACGCTGGATTCAATACAACTTGAATATcttttgacaaaaaaaaaaaaaccccacggGAATAGTTTCTCCTTCAAATTCATGTGTTTGAGACTTAATATAGAGCTTATACATTGCCAAAAAATTACTCTAATAACTTGTTTCTTTTCAGATTCGTGAATTGGCCGATGAAATAGAGACGTATTTGACTGAAAGTAAGATTACATATATGCACATTTTTAGGGCAAAAGTCCACATATTTATAATCATGTTGGAATTCATGTTGCATTAAAATTTACAGATTCATGGCGTATTCATCAAGTATCATTATatgtaaaattacatgtaagttgttAAGTCTTATACACAAGTCTACAATCGCGTCCATCTAAACATTTAATCTTTTCAACCTCAATAATGTTTTCGTCTCAATTATTTGCTTGTTCAGGAGAGGGCGAAGGAAAGGGACAAGGAGGTGGACAAGGAGGCGGACAAGGAGGTGGACAAGGAGGTCAAAGTGGTTcaaaaaagagagagaatgatgaaaTGAGCGGACAAGGAGGTGGGCAAGGAGGCGGACAAGGAGGTGGACAAGGGGGCGGACAAGGAGGTGGACAAGGAGGCGGACAAGGAGGTGGACAAGGGGGCGGACAAGGAGGTGGACAAGGAGGTGGACAAGGAGGTGGACAAGGAGGCGGACAAGGAGGTGGACAAGGAGGCGGACAAGGGGGCGGACAAGGAGGTCAAAGTGGTTCACaaaagagagagaatgatgaaaTGAGCGGACAAGGAGGTGGACAAGGAGGCGGACAAGGAGGAGGACAAGGAGGTGGACAAGGAGGTGGACAAGGAGGTCAAAGTGGTTCACaaaagagagagaatgatgaaaTGAGCGGACAAGGAGGTGGACAAGGAGGTGGACAAGGGGGCGGACAAGGAGGTGGACAAGGAGGTGGACAAGGGGGCGGACAAGGAGGTGGGCAAGGAGGTGGACAAGGAGGCGGACAAGGGGGCGGACAAGGAGGTGGACAAGGGGGCGGACAAGGAGGTGGGCAAGGAGGTCAAAGTGGTTCACaaaagagagagaatgatgaaaTGAGTGGACAAGGAGGAGGCCAAGGAGGTGGACAAGGAGGTGGACAAGGGGGTGGACAAGGAGGTGGACAAGGGGGCGGACAAGGAGGGAGACGATAAGGTCAATGAGGACAAGGGGTGGAGAAGGAACTGATAGTGGACAATTAGGAAGTGATGTTGTAGGGAGATTCTATAATAGCCAACTTCCATTGTTCTTATACATTTTCCTCGCATTGCTTTAAGTTGACATTACTATGAACACTACTTTTAAACGATCGGTATATCATGACGTAGCAATTTGTTTAACTTCAACATTCCCCTGTTTGTGACGTAATGTCGCTATATTATCAAATGTAAGGCAATCTTTAAAATAAAAGCGCTAAAGTTTTACTAAACgtctttcttttttcattaaCTCACCTGAGCAAAACACTCAAGTGTGCATTTCTAATagaaatttgtccgttgtctgtcgtcgtagtcggcgtcgtcgtaaacttttcacattttcatcttctccacgcagcagggttaaggtgtcccaagtaaagttaaaacaaacatcataaaatgtacctcggtgcacttcatactacatatgacgtcacaatataaaagtacttCACGACgtatagttgtatcgcggggaaaatgtcataatattttctcgctatctattgccgttatctagtgttcaagctgtatgtgtgttaatctgtttgtcagatgaccccccccccccccccccatttcttcgataatatataagtctcatatatttatatataatatgtgcacgaaagactgtaaagtaatctttacatcactttgtgaccttgatatcgcccccgatgtgtatagtcatttggaataaagaaaaccaacgcatgtacatatcgactcgttacaggtgaaagatgacgatattttatttcgacccaggcatattcagaaaggtaactagttgcagatttaggattttgatacggaaggtacaatattttgcctcgtttagatacgatttggatgtgaatgtggaaaacgcccaacatttgagttgagattatggaaattgctatatttcagaagatattgtaccgatccgtatcactctttaaatttaccatattaatgtcgacatatcaagcccaagctgcaaatgatttgagtgcatctttcacctgtaacgaggtgataaacaactaaaagtctagcggataaaaatagctctacgtcacttgtatgacgacgtaataggtaagcaaaggatttccccacgtgatacgatgtttgttaatgtattgacaaacgatttttactaaaaatatgcgacgcttgaaagaattttacttttatatgaatatgctgttattacttgttattttactcgggacaccttaaccccgctgtgcagaaccactgggccaatttcaacttaACTTGTCACAAAGCgatcttgggtgaaggggattaaGTTTGCACAAATGAAAGAGAATGttccttcaaaagggagataatcaaaaatgaaatcgAGGGGGAAATAAGCACCAAATACAATAATTTATTCGGCAAACCTCGTCTTCTCGACCAATCTAAACACGAGAATTTAGAGTATGTGGGAATAAGTCGAGGTTAATTACAAAAAAGGGGTGGGGTAATGGGTATGTATCCCAATATTTACTATTGTGTGAACAATTTCTGTCGTTTTCAGTCGGGAGCCGTGATTGGATGTAATGCTATTTTGAAAGACTACGAGTTTCGCGCACattgtttttaatattatatTCGATCACTGCATCTATTCAAGACGCCTCACTAGATTAAAGTCCAAGTCACACAGAATATTTGACTTGAAAAGGTCCCATTTATGATTAGCAAGTGCAACGTTAGAACACATATTTAGATTATCGATGAATATGTATTGCGTTAAAGTAATCAGATTGATAGTAAAATGAGTAGAAAAactgattgttttttttttttttagaaacgaTAGAAAAGTTAATATTCTTCCTACACAGGTCTTTCAAATGAAACCGTAAAAACaggccccgtatcacagcacgtgtggcacgataaagatccctccctgcccgcaagcgccgagcataggcctagattttacagtccttcaccggcaatggtgacgtctccatatgagtgaaaacatctcgggagggacgttaaccaggctgaagctagcagccactaaacAGCAACCAATGAGCACGTAGAATCTAGCAGCCACTAAGGAAAATCATCAAGGACTAAGAATACTCATAGGAAAATATTTGAAACCTATTTTAAAGGACATTTTAAATCTAattcatgttttgaattaataaatgtcaatcgCAACACTCATGGGCAACTTAGCTCACATGAGAGGTTCTACATCAGTGGTGAATTTACATGCATATCAGTAATTTGATGTAGAACCTCTCATGTGAGCTAAGTTGCCCATGAGTGTTGCGATTGACATTTAGtaattcaaaacaggaattaaatttaaaatgtccTTTAAAATAGGTTTCAAATATTTTCCTATGAGTATTCTTAGTCCTTTGCTTGTAGCTATTGTATGTATATcttttgtattttcttttttattatttgtatttcttttttctattcACGATTCATTAAGACGGCTTATCAGTATCTGTTCTTAGTAGTTGTACCTCGTGTACCACTGATGGATGGAGTGAGAGAAGAtaaatgaccttgaacttgtatataataatacatagac belongs to Ostrea edulis chromosome 7, xbOstEdul1.1, whole genome shotgun sequence and includes:
- the LOC125654714 gene encoding uncharacterized protein LOC125654714 encodes the protein MRLSLFAVVLLGTVLAINAFSIRELADEIETYLTEREGEGKGQGGGQGGGQGGGQGGQSGSKKRENDEMSGQGGGQGGGQGGGQGGGQGGGQGGGQGGGQGGGQGGGQGGGQGGGQGGGQGGGQGGGQGGGQGGQSGSQKRENDEMSGQGGGQGGGQGGGQGGGQGGGQGGQSGSQKRENDEMSGQGGGQGGGQGGGQGGGQGGGQGGGQGGGQGGGQGGGQGGGQGGGQGGGQGGGQGGQSGSQKRENDEMSGQGGGQGGGQGGGQGGGQGGGQGGGQGGRR